GTCGTTCGTGAGGACGAGGACGACCGTTGACGGTGGCCAAGCACCAGTGACGATGACGAAGGCGAACCCGAGTGGACCGAGCAGTTTCCCGGCGAGGCCGACTGCGGCGACGAGCCAACCTCGTTCTGGTGCGCGAGCGACCTCCAGATACAGGATTCCGTACAGGCCGATGACCATCCCGAGCGTCATGAAAATCTCGGGGTGACGCATCGGTGCCATTCCGGCGAAGCGGAACAACCACTGGGGGTCGATTGCTGCGTAGAGGCCCCACGCCATGTTGTACACGCCAGCGAGAACGAACGTAATCCGGTGGACTCGACGCCGCGGAATCACCACGAACTCATCTCTCTGCTCGTCCTACTCGATGACTGCAACTTAATTCCTCCTGACTTCCCAATCCATCCAGCACGGTCGCTGACCCTCAGCACCGTTTCGGAGTCGCAATAACCGTCCTCTCAGACGGTCGGCAGTTCCCACTCGTAGCGAATCGCAAGCAAGCGAAGGACGAAGACGACGGCGGCACAGACGAGGGCGCTCGGTCGGCGACCGATGCCGACAGTCGTCGCTAGCCAGAAGACCACGCCGCCGAGTATCGCGCAGGTCGCGTAGAAGTCTTCGACGAGGACGAACGGGACGTTCTGGAGTAAGAGGTCACTGACGAGGCCGCCACCGACGCCCGTCACGGTCGCGAGGACGACCACGCCGAACGGCGAGAGACCCGCGCTGGTGGCAACGAGCGCACCGGTCGTGGCGAACGCCGCGAGACCGACCGCGTCCGGCAAGAGGACCAGCGAGTGGTCGGTCCGGTCCGCGACGCCGAAGTGGCCCAGCGCGACGGCGACGGCGACCCCGAGGAGCGCGACGCTCACGTCGGTGGTCGAACGGAGCGCCACCGGGACGGAGTCCACGAGCAAGTCGCGGGTGACGCCACCGCCGAGGGCGGTCATCACGCCGAGGACAGCGACACCCAAGAGGTCGAACTCGGCGTCGATAGCGCGCAGGGAACCGACGACGGCGAACGCGAGCAGACCCACGACGTTCATCACCGCGAAGGAGTCCAGCGCCATCAGCGCTCCAGTCGGAGTTCATCTCCGACGTCGAGGGAGAACGCCTCGTCACCTCGGCCTCGGTTCACCGCGAGTTCGACGTTGCCGTGGCTCCCGACCGTGAGGAGTCGCTGACCTGCGGGGAGTTTCGCGTAGGCGTCGGTGACGGGGGCGGTTTGGCCGTTGACCGTAGCTTCTCGTTTGCCCGCCAGCAGGTCGCCCGGCAGGTTCGTGACGACGTTTCCGAAGCCGTCTACGACGAGGACTTCGCCGATTGCGACTTCGTGGTCAGATTCGTCGTCTACTTCGATTTGAGGTTCCGGGAATCGCAGGTCTACGTACTCGTCGGCGGGCGTGATGCGTTCGATGGTTTCCAGCGATTCGACGCCTGCCTCGTGCACGTCGGCGGCGGCGGGCGCGAACACGTCGCGGCCGTGGAAGGTGGTGCTTTCCGTGTCTGCGTACTCGACTTCGAAGACCACCAGAGCAGTGTCTTCCGAGCAGAGTTCGCGTGCGACGGGAAGCAACACGCCGTTGTCCGGGCCGACGAGCGCGTGGTCGCCTGCCCGAATCGCGAGTGCCTTGCGGTCGGTGCCGACGCCGGGGTCTACGACGACGAGGTGGACCGCTGGCGGGAAGTACGGCAGGACTTCTCGGAGCCAGAACGCCGCCGTCTGGACGTTCTGTCGCGGGAAGTCGTGGGCGACGTCCACGAGTCGGGTGTCGGTGCGTTGGAGCATGACGCCCTTCATCGCCGCCGGGTACGGCGTGCCGAAGTCGGAGGCGAGTGTTATCATAGCTGGGTGTTTGGGGGTCGGTGCTGTAAAGGGGGTGGGAACGACGTGATGGAGTTGCTACTTCGAGGTGGAGTGCTGTGAGGAGCGCAGTGAATTCGGACGAAAAACGGAGAAGCGAACCTCAGATGGTAAGACGGGGAGGCTAGCTACTCCCGAAGCCTAGAAGACCGCACAGTACCGCAACCGATTCAGCCACACCCTCCCCAACCGATTCGCTCACGTTCGTTCGCTCATCCCTCGCACGGATTTGAGGCGGCCCAAACCACGGGCCGCCTCAGCGCGCGCCATGACCCCACGTCAGTTTCTCGCATTTTCACTGCCGACCCGGCGCGTGGGAGCGACGACAGGAGCGACTCGCGCGAGGGACGAGTATCGGAACGCGGACCACGCGACCTTTAGTGTCGCGTCGTCCGGACCTGAGTAACACAGTCGGGTGGGGAGGGACGCGAGGCGCGCGAACGGTGCGGAGAGCGCGCCTCGGTTAGTGAGCGGTGGAACCGCTAAGGTGTGGCTGAAGCGGTGCTGTGCGGTGCGGTTTCACATAGGTTTCGGGAGTAGCTAGCTTCTATGAGTCGTCCGGAGTGCAGTTCGAGGAGTCGTCTACAGTCCTCTTCGAAAAGTCGTCCTCACTCCCATTGGAAAAGTCTCCTACAATGCGGGTCGAGAGACCAGCAAAGACTACAATCACATCAAACCCCCATC
The sequence above is a segment of the Halorussus halophilus genome. Coding sequences within it:
- a CDS encoding SAM hydrolase/SAM-dependent halogenase family protein → MITLASDFGTPYPAAMKGVMLQRTDTRLVDVAHDFPRQNVQTAAFWLREVLPYFPPAVHLVVVDPGVGTDRKALAIRAGDHALVGPDNGVLLPVARELCSEDTALVVFEVEYADTESTTFHGRDVFAPAAADVHEAGVESLETIERITPADEYVDLRFPEPQIEVDDESDHEVAIGEVLVVDGFGNVVTNLPGDLLAGKREATVNGQTAPVTDAYAKLPAGQRLLTVGSHGNVELAVNRGRGDEAFSLDVGDELRLER
- a CDS encoding trimeric intracellular cation channel family protein codes for the protein MALDSFAVMNVVGLLAFAVVGSLRAIDAEFDLLGVAVLGVMTALGGGVTRDLLVDSVPVALRSTTDVSVALLGVAVAVALGHFGVADRTDHSLVLLPDAVGLAAFATTGALVATSAGLSPFGVVVLATVTGVGGGLVSDLLLQNVPFVLVEDFYATCAILGGVVFWLATTVGIGRRPSALVCAAVVFVLRLLAIRYEWELPTV